The Malassezia restricta chromosome I, complete sequence genome contains the following window.
gcatTGATCGCAAATAGCGTCGCAGTAGAGAGAGTGAGCCACTCGCCCCAGCGAACGCCATGCGATGCGGCATCTCGCTCCAAACGACGGAACAGGTCCTGTAAAATCGACACTTGCGGCGCCGCTTTGGGACTGCCCGATACACCCGCTGGTATAGTGACACCCGGCTGGTACtttgacgcgcgcgccgcataccgcggcgcatgcaccaGGGCCTTGAGTGCCTGCGACAGTGGCATCAGGCAGGCATCGGAGGCGTCGCATGGGCCCCTGCCAGTCCTATTATCACGTGATTTCGAAGAAGGGAGGCGTCGTCCTACGACGGACCTTCTCTTGTTCTTCtcccacgacgcggccgCTCGGCAACATGACTCTACCACGCTTCgctggcgtgcgtgcctttCGTCATCTGCGGAGCACAGGCACCCGAATGATCCCGGCATGCGAGAATATCCCCGCTCGGTCAGCCACGTCCACCGTCtacacgcgcacgccgatgacgacggcatggcgcgcacCCATACCATCCTCTCCGATCCTGTCCATGACGCGGCCGATGCTGTGGAATAAAAACGCGGGCGCTAGCCCCTCCCAGATACCCCTCGGTGGCGTGCGATTCACGACGTACGGCTCCGAGTACCAGCCTTCACAGCGCAaacgcaagcgcaagcaCGGCTTCCTCGCTCGCTTGAGGTCCCGCACAGGCAAAAAGATCCTCATTCGACGTCGCGCCAAGGGCAAGACGGCGATTTCGCACTAGGTAGATGGCCGCCTCGTAGTGAGTGCCACGTGGGTCGTAGGAGCCTCCTCCCCAACGCTCCCTCCACTTGGTACATCTCTTTTTGACATGTCTCttccagcgacgcatgAGATTCTGCTGTTCCTGGCGGATGCGAATCCACAGGTGCGGCAGCTTGCGATGGCCAATGTTGTGTCTTTTAGCGTAAAGAGCCATCCGCTTCGCCGACTACTGACTGATCCCCTCACATACGACGACGGACGTCCCGTATGCAAGGCCAACGGTGAGCCAttggatgtgctggcgcagctcaaggcACTCTGTCAGGACCAGCCCCTGACCATTCACGACGCTTTTAGTGCACTCATCAACCTGTGTGACTCGCCTTCGATTGCTGCTCGGAtcggcgacgacgactttTTAGCGTTTCTTGTGACGTATATTGGTGATTCCGTGTCGCTACTAGCAGACTTGGCTTGCATGCTCCTTTCCAACCTGACCAAGTTTGAGTCAATCGCATCGCGTCTGTTGGCTCTTCAGGTCGAAGATCGTCCATTCTACTCATTCCTCTCGCCACTCGACTTGCAGGTGGCATTGAGCGGGCTGGATGCCGACGCGTCCCAGCCCGACTACGAAGAGAAGAAAAAAGCCGTGGAAGCGGCTTCGAAGCGTTTGGCGGACTCCATGCATGCTAATGCCACGGAAAAGCTGCCGGCCTTGATCAAGCTCCTGCGTGCCTTTGAAGAGGGCGCGACAGTCGAGACGAGTCGCGCGAGTGACGCGGATATGCGAAAACGCATCGAAGCAGCGAGAAAAGAGCAGGACCAACCCGTGGAAATGGGCGCAGATGGTCGGCCACAGATCAGGCGCAAGTCCACATGCAATTTCCTCGCGAGTGTGTTTGCCAATGTCACCGTTCTGCCCCGCGGCCGTGAGTTCTTCGTCATGCCCATGCAGGGAGCCGATCCCCAGCAAGCTGATGCATATCCAGTGGGTCGCATGGTTGTCTTTACCGAACACGCTGATTTGAtccgccgcggcggtgTCATCAGTGCGCTCAAAAATATCCTGTTCCTTAAGCACGCACATCGCCTTCTCCTCGCTCCTTCCGCGGAGCAGCCAGACCGACCCTCGCTGGATATTCTGCCATACATTCTCATGCCCTTGATTGACGGCAAGGAACTGGCCAAGGTGGACTTGGAGGATCAAGAGTCTCTGCCCGAAGCATGTCAGCTTGTCGACGAGAACAAACCTCGAGAGAAGGACAGCGCACTGCGTCTCATGCTAGTAGAGTGCCTGTTGTTGCTATGCACATCGCACTACGGTCGTCAGAGTCTTCGTGAGCGTGGTGCCTATATCGTGGTACGAGAGGCCCATCTTGCTGAGCCGAAAGAGCAAATTACCGAGGCTatcgtgcgcctcgtcaaCTTGCTCAAGCGCGATGAATCAGATGCCTCGATGAAGGACGATCAAGATGTTCACGTATCCGTCGAAGgcgaagacgcggacgacgaTTTGGTCATAGAAGAATTGTAGGCCTTTTTGTCAGCCGAGGCGGAAAATTGTCCTTTTTCCACTCCACAAGCCATGACGACCGATCGGATCAGCGCGCCGGCATGGCTGGCGGAGTTCACGGCGAATGCAGCCGAGACGTTTGTCACGGCGTACTATGGAGCGTCGGATGCCCCGCAACGTATCAAGCTCGTACCGTCTCTGTACTTGCCGAACTCGTCCATCTCGTGGAATGGTAATCCCATTAGTGGATCCACACAATATGCACAAtggctcgatgcgcagccAGGATCACAACACGAGATCCAATCGTTTGATTGCCATGCTCTTGGCCCCTTCGATGCTTATGGTACGTACCTGAGCCGCCTTTACACGCCCTGCAGGGTACCATGATGCTGGTCGACGCCACACTCGCATCACACACCCATGGGCAACATGATCGGCTTTTACAAGGACTCGATATGtgagcaaggcgcgccaTATTCGAGTAGTATGAGAAGCGCACATACTAACCCGCAGACCAAAATgaggcgccgtcgctgtTGCTCACCGTGTCAGGCACCGTGGCGCACTATACGCCCGAGAGCCTAGCGACCCCCACCAGCAATGCTCCCAAGTCGGCCACATCGACCGGCACATCATCGAGACGCAAGTTTGACGCTGATGCGCCGATCGAAACATATCCACGTGTGTTTTCCCAGTCATTCGTTCTCATTAATGGGGCAGGCACTAACGCCGAAGGCGGCGTGCCATTTGTATGGATGCCTCAAAATAAGGGCCCCAAAAAGAGCGAAACTCGCACTGTGGCCAAATACTTCATTCAGGCGGACTGCTTCCGCTTCGTAGGATGACTATGTACGATACATTATGTGGTGCCGTATGCCATGTCACGCGATGCCAGCAACCGTGTGCGTTCGTTCTGCTCAGCGGGGGGCAAAGATGCTGGGGCGACGACCGCTTCGTCGTAGCGTTCTTCCGGCAAATGGCGTCGGTGCGTGTGGCAAATGACAAGAAACCCATTGTCTAGCATCATCGGCAGAATCAGGGCGATCGTGCGAAGGCCCATAGACACACTCAAGATGATGGATAGCACAAAGGGACGCGAATTCGGTCCGATCACAGGCATCTTGTGGAACTTGAGCACCGCAATGTCGAGGAACACAGAGGCAAGGTAGACCGACACATCGGACGTGAGTGATATCCACACCACGAGCGCGATACCAATCAGCGACTGGACGAGGGCGGCAAACCAGAGCCCTTCTCCCAGAGCATGTCGTCCCATGCTCCGATCCCAGCCCCATGTAAGCATAAGCTGATCCCACAGCAGCACCTGTCCCACGAGCAAGAGCACCAGCTTGTtcggcacatgcacaagAAGCAGCTCAAATGGATGGACCCACCGGGGACGGTACTTGGTGCGCAGCACCAAACCATTCGTCGCGGTAAGCAGCAGAATGCCGACCAGCACAATGGAGCCCAAGATCATCGTCATGTTTGTGTCAATGATGCGACACAAAAGCCACATGGAAAGTATATAGTTACTCAGAGCGAGGCGTGAGCCCGCCCCCTGCACGATGCAGCGCTGTGTATGTGGGTTCGGCGTGATAAGAGACAACAAACAGAACCCAAATTCAAAGAACAGCATGACGATACTGTACGCTAGAAACATGCGTGGCGCCATAGTGAAATAGGTGGGCTGACTGCGGAATACATAGTGCATGGATGGCACGATGAGCGTGGAAATCAGACCAGTGGCAATGCAGCACAGCAAACTCATAGGCGTGTTGATCTGCAGGAAGCGCAGCGAAGCCCGCTGCCGTGGCGTCAGTGGTACATGCTGATTCTCTTCTTCATTTCCATGCACATCAAtacggcgctcgtcggcgcgcTGTCGCACAGCCACCTGGTTCATGGCCGAGCCGTGCACCAGACAGAGAGCACAACAAACTCTCCGCCTCCGGGGCCGGATATCGGTGCAGGCCCTCTATGACTAATCAATCCGCCAGGATGCGCCCCTACCGGCACCGTCGCTTTTTGTCTTGCGGCCATGTCGGGTGAGCCGAGTCCATCGCGATCGACCCGGGCAACGGCGCAGGAGCGATTGTCTCCCTATGCTGAACTGGAGTCGTATCCTTTGCCGGACGAAGATAAGGCTGTGCACGTGCAAAGATATCTAGTCAAGCCAGACGACTCTACCCCGGACGACAGTGGGCATGCGGACGATGTGCAGCCGAGTGCTTCTGCCTTTTCTGTCACATCGAGCCGCATAAGCATGAACGAGGACGAGTACCAGGCACCACACCATATGCCTGGCGGTGCCATCACTGAGGATCTGTATCGCTGGGCACACCAAAACCGCCCACGCACTCGGCGGACCGAGAGCGTGCATCTGCCACGAACTCGCGACCTCGACTCGGTGATTGATTCTGATATTCTCAAGCAGCCAGGCGGATTCCGACGCTCTTATGTCATGGCACAAGCCGCGGAGCAAGGcaagccgccgccacgAGCGCTCAAGAGCTTTGTCGAATTTCTTATGCTCTACGGCCATTTCGCTGGAGAAGAGCTCAACGACTTTGAGATCGATGAAGcggaggaagaagaagatgaagagACAGGCCCCACAGAGAGCTCgtctcttcttcgtcggcggcatGTGCACGGCCACATCCCGTCGCTTCGAGGCCATCGGCGCCACGAGCACAAGGGCGAGGCCTCTGTCTTGGACGCCGTGCTGATGCTGCTCAAGTCGTTTGTGGGAACGGGTATCTTGTTTCTCGGAAAGGCGTTCTTCAACGGTGGTCTGCTGTTTTCCGTGATTGTCATGTGCCTCATCGCCGGTGTCTCGCTCTATTCGTTCttgctgctcgtgcaggcgaACCAAAAGTTGCACGTCGGCTTTGGCGATATGGGAGGCATTTTGTACGGTCCATCTATGCGCCACGCTATCTTGGCATCGATTGTCATTTCGCAGCTGGGCTTCGTTGCTGCTTACACAGTGTTTGTCGCAGAAAacatgcaggcgctgatCATGTCCATGACACAATGTCGTACGCTCGTGTCGCACGGAACTTTGATTCTCGCACAGGCTCTAGTCTTTCTCCCACTGAGTCTCGTGCGCAAAATCGCCAAGCTTTCATCCACAGCGCTCATTGCCGATGTGTTTATCTTGACGGGAGTGGTCTACTTGTTATACTACGAGATTGGCTCCCTGGCTGCGCACGGCTTGGCTGATGTGGTCATGTTCAATACGAACAACTTTCCGCTGTTTATCGGTACCGCTGTGTTTACGTTCGAGGGCGTCGGTCTTGTGATTCCTATCACCGAGAGTATGAAAGAGCCGCAAAAGTTTCCCAAGACACTGTCGTGGGTCATGCTGGGTGTCGCAGCCCTCTTTGCCGCGGCTGGTGCGTTATCGTATGCCACCTTCGGAAGCGAAACACAGACAGTCGTCATCACGAACCTACCGGGCAACTCGGGTTTTGTGCAGGCCATTCAGGCCCTGTACTCCGTTGCCATTCTCTTGTCCATGCCGCTTCAATTATTCCCGGCCCTTTCCATTTTGGAGTTGGGCCTCTTCCGACGCAGCGGCAAGTACAGTCTGCGCACCAAGATGCTGAAAAATCTCTTTCGTTTCCTTGTCGTGATCCTGGCCATGTTCACGGCCTGGCTCGGCGCGAATGATCTCGACAAGTTTGTGAGTCTCATTGGGTCCGTGGCGTGTGTGCCTCTGTGCTTCATTTATCCACCCCTGCTGCAcctgcgtgcgtgcgccacgacgcgccgtgCCAAGATGATCGACATGGCCCTCTTCACCTTTGGCATCTTTTGCGTCGTGTTTGCCGGCACGCAGACCGTGCAGTCGATGCTCTCCGGCTCCAGCCCTCCTAAGCCACCCGTGTGTGTACCGTCACCACCTCGCCCGCTATGACAGCTATGTAGAATAGGTACCTGCTGACATGTACAACGAGACCTTGCGACGGTGCGCATCTGGGAGCACGAACGCTCGTCATTCACACCGACGCACCCAGCCCCATCGTCCCACTCCCAGACATGCCGGGAAAGTATGGTTCTCCGACTCCTTTACGACCTCACACAATCATCAAGAGACGCCTAAACAGGCGCCTGACTCTACTGAAGAGGTGCTTTTATAAGAGTCGGGGTCTATTGCCGTAGCAATGTAAGCGTTAGAGAAGAAAAAGAGGGCGCGAGTCGCTTTTTGCGTGGTCGCGTGCGAGTCCCACGTGAGGTGCACGTGGGCTTCCAAAGTGGTGCGATTCTTGCTGCCCACGCGACTGGGGACTACATATATGGACCGCATCGTTAGCCCTTTTTTCCTTGACCCTATTCATTGTCATGGAGGCGCTGTCGCAGTCGTTCAACCAGACACTGGAAAGTCTCACAGGACATCCGACTCCTGCGCATATCCTCTATGCTAATCTCGATACCTCGAAACTCACCTacgccgagcagctgtgGGTGCAGTGGTACCAGTACTGGGGTAACCCCGTGATTGCCACAGGAGTGATGAGCTTCCTCCTGCACGAGATCGTGTACTTCGGCCGCTCCATTCCATGGATGATCATCGACGCCAtgccgtcgatgcgcaAGTACAAGCTGCAACCCAACTACGTACCGACCCTCGCCGACCAgtggcgctgcacgcgccTTGTGCTCCTCAGCCACTTTACCGTGGAACTGCCCCAGATTTGGAGTTTCCACCCTATCTGCGAATACTTTGGTATGACGACACACGAAGTGCCGTTCCCGAGCTGGACCAAGATGGTCTGGCAAATTGCCCTCTTTTTCGTGTTCGAAGACGCATTCCACTACTGGGCCCACCGTACCATGCACTTCGGTCCCCTCTACAAGCACATTCATAAATTGCACCACGAGTATGTCGCGCCTTTCGGTCTCTCGGCAGAGTACGCACACCCGTTGGAGGTGCTGGTCTTGGGTATGGGCACCATCGGTGGACCCTTCCTTCTCTGCGCCTTCACCAAAGACCTGCATATCCTTACCGTGTACATTTGGGTGATCCTGCGTCTGTTCCAGGCTGTGGACGCCCACTCTGGCTACGACTTCCCCATCAGTCTGCACAACTGGATTCCTTTCTGGGCGGGTGCGGATCACCACGACTACCACCACATGGCCTTCCTTGGCTGCTACTCGACCAGCTTCCGCTGGTGGGACCACTTCCTCGGAACGGATCGCGGATACCAACGGGTTCGTGCTAAGCAAAAGGCCCAGAAGTtgcgtgccgaggcagACGAACTGGACAAATacgccgcctcgctcaaGATTCAGCGTGAATAATGTGTAGTTGGATAGAGCCTGTAACACCGCTACCCTTCCTGGTGGAGGCTGTCGGGGGCCCGGCTGTAGGTCCCCCTTCGTTGGCGCCACCCTCCATCATGTCGACGATTGTGCACTCGCTGCGAGACTATCGTCCGCCGACGCGAGCGCAGCAATTCGCCTTTGCGTTTGGACTGCCGCCTAATGAGGGACCGTACGTCGATGAGGCAGGAAACCGCGCCGAAATTCTTTCTGCCATCCTGTCTCTCTCGAATCCTGATGCGCCAGGCGTGCGGGAGGATTTGGTGTATGCTGGCCGCCTCACGTTGACACCATCATTTTTATGCTATGTGAGTCAGGGAGACTACGGGCGCGGATGCCGCGTGGCCATCCCACTAGCGACGATCCGccgtgtcgagcgcctcaaTACTCGCGATGCCGTCTTTGCATTGAGTGTGTCCGTGTGGCACGGTATGCAGCTGGTCTTTCAGCTGAATGCATTGCGCCCGTCTTGTGAGGGATTTTGCAATGCACTGCGTGATCTTCTGCGTGCACACCTTGGTGACATGAAACAACTACGACCGTTCTTGGATACTTGCTACAGCGagtcgctgctgcgtctcggTGACGAGGACGCCAAAGGCAAGCATCGCGAAGACGCCGTGCCGTACGAAATGGGCCTTGGCGAGACCTTTGGTTTTCCGGGAGATCCGAAAAAGCTCAAGGACAAGAGCAAAATGCGGCTCTGGAAGGAGTACCTCGCCACACATGGCCGAAATATCACGTTGCTCCGTTACCCTCAATTCACGCGACTCGTGCAGGTAGGACTGCCGAacatgctgcgcggcgagcTGTGGGAGGTCGCGAGTGGCTCCATTTtccagcgcctggcgcacCGCGGCGAGTATGCGGCGATTCTCAAGGAGCACGAGGGTCAGACCAATGCCAGTATGGAAGAAATCGAGAAAGATTTGAATCGCTCGTTGCCCGAATATGCCGCGTACCAAACCGACGAGGGCATCGCCACACTGCGCCGCGTTTTGGTCGCCTACAGCTGGAAGAATCGCGAACTGGGCTACTGCCAGGCCATGAACATTGTCGTGGCTGCGCTGCTGATTTACATGTCGGAGGAGCAATGCTTTTGGATGCTCGATACACTGTGTGAACGCCTCCTACCTGGATACTATACACAGAGCATGTCCGGCACACTCCTCGATCAAAAGGTATTTGAGCACCTTGTTTGGCAAACCATGCCCATCCTGCATGAGCACTTTATGCGGCACGATATGCAGCTGAGTATAGTCACTCTGCCATGGCTCCTGTCTCTGTACATCAACAGCATGCCGATGGTCTTTGCTTTCCGCATCATCGACTGCTTCATGGCGTTTGGCTCGCAGGTGCTCTTCCAGATCGGGCTGGCGATTCTCAAGATCAATGGAGAGGCCATCCTTCGCATCACGGACGATGGTACGATGATTGGTCTGCTCCGCACCTACTTCCGCACGCTCGGAGACAGTGCGTATCCCGAAAGCcccgacgagcgccgccgccaaaTCACGCGCTTCCAGCAATTGCTCGTCATAGCGTTCCGCGAGTTTGGTGTCATTACGAacgagctcgtcgaacAGCAGCGCAAGCAATTCCGACAGCAAATTGTACAGGAAATCGAAGGGttcgcgcgccgcagcgcgatTCGCAACCTGCAAGACTACGGACACTTCACGAAGGCGCAAGTGTCCCTGATCTACGATCACATTGTCGAGTCGATTTATCGCGCGCGCAACGCACCTGTATCTTTAACGGGAGGCGAGAAGCCGCTATCGATTCAGGATCCCAAGCAAGACATGAAAGAAATGCGCATCAACTTCACCACGTTCCGCCTCTTTTTGAGTGAAATGGCGACGTGGGCCCGCGATGAGTACATTGTGACGAATGGGCTTCAGGAGCGCATTGAGCGGCGTGTGCCTGATGAGAAATTCGCACGGCGCATCTTTACCTACTGGGACCGTGATCACAGCAACTCGCTGTCCCTCCAAAATATCGTCACAGGTCTCGACGAAATCATGTTTTTGGACGGCGACTTGGCCGGCACGACCGAATGGTTTTTCCGCTTGCATGCCAACGGCAAGGACAAGCTGTCCAAGAACGATGTCCTCGCGCTGTCTGAGTCTCTCTTGTTCCGTACGTATACACTACTCACCCACACAGTGTTCCGCAACGAGCCGGGTGACGAGCATCTCAGCTCCATCTCCACCATGATCTCCCAGGCTTTTGAGTTAAGTGCCGACCCGACCCGACCTACGTAGCGCGGCCATATCCTTCCATGATCTGACGAACGATGCTCGCGCCCACCACTTGCTGCAGCTCCTCGGTGGGGTCTGTTTGGGTGTCCTCAGCCCGCTGCATAATGTCCtcaatgcgctgcatgactTCGTCGACACGAGGatcctcctcctcctcccCCATAGGCGCCTGCTCTTCATAcgcgagcgtctcgccCGTCTTGGAGGCGAGATAAGCTGCAATATCATCACTGTCATTCTCTAACGCATTCTGCGCGGCCGAGCGCCCTTCGTGATTGCGATGCTGGGCGTCCGCGCCATGCTTCTCGACGACCAGCTTGGCGGtctcgagcacatcgcaGAAAAACAGAGGCGTATCACCATCATTGTCAGTGACATTGATGGCCTCTTGAGCGTCGTCCGCTTGCTCCAACAGGTACTGCAGCAGTTCATGCTGATTATACGAGGCGGCTGCATGCAGAGGCGTATATCCCGACTCGTCCTTGCTGGTCGACGTCACACCCTCATGCTCCAGTAAATATTTGACGCGCTCCATATCACCATCCGCCACGGCGACCCACACATTCGCCCCCGACGACACAGCCGACTCCGCCTCTGGCATGGTGAAAGGGACACCGACCTCCTTTTCACGTGATGCCAGGGTCGTGGAGACCCCTGCAGCGTCTTGCCATCGACCACGACATGGGCAAGCGGAAAAAgtcgacgcgcacgcccgGCGCGGGGCGCAAGAAGATGCCGCCCCTAGGTACGTTTCATGCTTGCTGATGCCCGCAGATACGGTGTTTACGTGTCTCTTTTGCCATCATGAACGTGCCGTATCTTGTAAAATGTACGTATGACATCCACCAACCACCAGCGACgacaaggcgcgcatcgGATACTTGAGCTGCAAGATCTGTGGGCAAAACTTTTCCGCAGATACAGACACATTGTCTCAACCGATCGACGTCTATTCACAATGGATTGATGCGTGTGAGGATGTAGCAGACAACTATTGAGGTTACAAAAGTGGATCAAAATCGTGCCACTGTGCCTtggatgcagcgcgaggcgtcTTCGAACGAGGTCCAGAGTCGGGCACGAGCAAGCCGCCGCTCCAGCCAGGGGGCGGGGCAAGCGTGCCactcggcggcggcggaggtACCACAGGCGACTTGGATCGTGGCTGGGCACTGTCCGGGGCAAAGAGGTCATCCATCGCATGCACACTGGTTTCGTACCGCGCATGACCCACCAGTGCCTCCAAGTCGATGTCACCTGTCGATGCAATGGCCGCGTTGAGAGGCACAGGCGCGATGGTTTTCGATGCCTGTTCCTCGGTATGCAGCTGCAGGTGCTTGGCCTCACGCAGACGttccagctgctgctgctccacACCCTGTCCGATGTCTTTGATGGCACGCATGAAACGGCCAAATTGCATCTCATTGAGCAAGGGACACATGGCCATGATCCATAGACGAGGAAGAAACACCGTCGCCTTGGTCTCGAGATCGACTTTGTCGCACAAGGCTTCAAATACGGCAAGTGAGCCCACCATGACGGAGGGCTCACGAGTCTTGATGCGGTTGAGCGTCGGAAGGAGGACATCGGTAATGCTAGTCTTGTCCAGCATAGGGATCATCGCGTGAAAACAAATCAAACTCGTGACCTTGACCGACAGCGTCTTGGTCTTCGAGAAAAGCGAGGTGAGTTTCGGCAGCAAGATGTCTTTGACATGAGTATAATCAAGCGTCCCACACAACTTGGGAATACGCTGAAGAGCATTTTCTTGTACGGCCACATGCTCATTGTCAAAGGCAGAGTACAAGAGCGGCATGACTCTTGTTTGGAAATCTTTCTGTGTCGTTTTGCTCAGAAGTAGATCTGTTTGGTTGAGCAGCAACATTTGCGACTGTGCTGGCTCATGCACGCAAAAGTGCGGCTCCAGTCGCACAAGCACCGTTGTCGTGAATTCGATCTGGGACAAGTTTTTGGCAATATAAAATACATTGGGCAGAATATACGGCAGCAGCATTCGATCTGAGGTAGCTTCCAGCAAGTTGGGCAACAGTTTGCGGCGCATCAATGGTACCGAAAACTGCGGCAACATTTTGTACATGCCACGCAAAAATTGCACCTTTTCCGTCCGCGAATGAGCCGCAAAACTCTCACGCTCTAAGAACTTGAGCACACGCACAAGCATGCTGTTCAAGTACGGCAGGTCCAGAAAGGCCTTGGCCGTGTAGCGCGGCGTTTCAGTCCGCGACAGCAAGCGCGTCAATATCGTTTGGACATCTCTTTCCAGCAgtgaccatgtcgacgagtACATTCGCTCAGGCCAGTCTTCCATATACGCACTCAGAGCACTTGCACTGCCATACGTTTGATAAGGCTTGGCACTATGATGCGTCGCCATGTAAAACAGAATACCCAGAGAGTACATGTCATTGTACGGACCGACTCGTCGGTCTATTACGTATACCGGATCAGCAAAGTCCATGTCTCGGCGCATTACCTCTGGTAACGCatgctcttcttcttcatAAGCCCAGCGCCCACTGTCTGATTGCACGCCTGCCAGCGACGTGAGATAGGCACAACCACACAGTTTCCAATCACCTTTGGCATTCATGACCACGGACATGGACGTGAGATTGGTATGAACAAGTTTGGCGTCATGTAAAAAATCGAGGGCCCGAGCCAGTTGAAGAAAGCCTTTTTGGAGTTCCACTTCATCGAGTTGGTGCGCTGGATCCACACTATCTTGTAACAGTTCATGTGAGCTCGCCACTACATGCTCTGTGGCGAATAAATAACTGGAGCGACATTCCTCTAGCGGCTCAACCACTTCAAGAATACACGGATGCCGCAATCGTGAAAGAGTGGTAACGTCTCGCTTCAAATGCTCAATTTCTTTCGTGCGCATTACGCCTCGAGATATGGGCGTATACATCCATACTGAGACCGTGTTGCGTGTGAGTGCTTGTTCCATAGTATTGGACGAGGCTGCCGCCTTCCTCGTCGCGGTGTACACCCTCCATGGCCCCACGTATAGCCTGTCTGGATTAGCATGAATCTGTCACGTACGGTGAACGAGTCTCGTCTACATGGTAATGAATCGATATATTCGTGCGACCACTGCGCCAAATTAGCTGTACCAACATACATCAAGGAGGACGCATGACTCCAAAACGAACTCGCCATGAAAGTACCCAATGTGAGCTGCGAACACAACACTCGCGTTACGCACATCCCTGGGCCACATTACGTAAATTGTGGAGCAATTTCCTCGCTTCGCCATGAACGCGCTCGTGGTACGACTGCAAGACAGGACGTCTTTTGCTAGCGACGATCAAGCTGATTATGCTGAGGAACTTGCGCAAGAATTGATAGCTCTCCAATCTATTTATGGGAGTGAACAAGTCGAGCTTAAAAGCGGCCCGAACCTGGGTGAGCCCATCACTTTTCAAGTGCAATTGCCGTGCGAAGACATGGGTCATGACATATGTATCAAATTCCAGATCCAATTGCCCAAAGGGTACCCAAACTGTCATGAGGCACCTCAAATTGAGCTTGTAAACCGGTTTCTT
Protein-coding sequences here:
- a CDS encoding large subunit ribosomal protein L34, whose amino-acid sequence is MTLPRFAGVRAFRHLRSTGTRMIPACENIPARSATSTVYTRTPMTTAWRAPIPSSPILSMTRPMLWNKNAGASPSQIPLGGVRFTTYGSEYQPSQRKRKRKHGFLARLRSRTGKKILIRRRAKGKTAISH
- a CDS encoding DNA-binding protein HGH1, with product MSLPATHEILLFLADANPQVRQLAMANVVSFSVKSHPLRRLLTDPLTYDDGRPVCKANGEPLDVLAQLKALCQDQPLTIHDAFSALINLCDSPSIAARIGDDDFLAFLVTYIGDSVSLLADLACMLLSNLTKFESIASRLLALQVEDRPFYSFLSPLDLQVALSGLDADASQPDYEEKKKAVEAASKRLADSMHANATEKLPALIKLLRAFEEGATVETSRASDADMRKRIEAARKEQDQPVEMGADGRPQIRRKSTCNFLASVFANVTVLPRGREFFVMPMQGADPQQADAYPVGRMVVFTEHADLIRRGGVISALKNILFLKHAHRLLLAPSAEQPDRPSLDILPYILMPLIDGKELAKVDLEDQESLPEACQLVDENKPREKDSALRLMLVECLLLLCTSHYGRQSLRERGAYIVVREAHLAEPKEQITEAIVRLVNLLKRDESDASMKDDQDVHVSVEGEDADDDLVIEEL
- a CDS encoding NTF2-related export protein 1/2, whose product is MTTDRISAPAWLAEFTANAAETFVTAYYGASDAPQRIKLVPSLYLPNSSISWNGNPISGSTQYAQWLDAQPGSQHEIQSFDCHALGPFDAYDQNEAPSLLLTVSGTVAHYTPESLATPTSNAPKSATSTGTSSRRKFDADAPIETYPRVFSQSFVLINGAGTNAEGGVPFVWMPQNKGPKKSETRTVAKYFIQADCFRFVG
- a CDS encoding solute carrier family 36 (proton-coupled amino acid transporter); the protein is MSGEPSPSRSTRATAQERLSPYAELESYPLPDEDKAVHVQRYLVKPDDSTPDDSGHADDVQPSASAFSVTSSRISMNEDEYQAPHHMPGGAITEDLYRWAHQNRPRTRRTESVHLPRTRDLDSVIDSDILKQPGGFRRSYVMAQAAEQGKPPPRALKSFVEFLMLYGHFAGEELNDFEIDEAEEEEDEETGPTESSSLLRRRHVHGHIPSLRGHRRHEHKGEASVLDAVLMLLKSFVGTGILFLGKAFFNGGLLFSVIVMCLIAGVSLYSFLLLVQANQKLHVGFGDMGGILYGPSMRHAILASIVISQLGFVAAYTVFVAENMQALIMSMTQCRTLVSHGTLILAQALVFLPLSLVRKIAKLSSTALIADVFILTGVVYLLYYEIGSLAAHGLADVVMFNTNNFPLFIGTAVFTFEGVGLVIPITESMKEPQKFPKTLSWVMLGVAALFAAAGALSYATFGSETQTVVITNLPGNSGFVQAIQALYSVAILLSMPLQLFPALSILELGLFRRSGKYSLRTKMLKNLFRFLVVILAMFTAWLGANDLDKFVSLIGSVACVPLCFIYPPLLHLRACATTRRAKMIDMALFTFGIFCVVFAGTQTVQSMLSGSSPPKPPVCVPSPPRPL
- a CDS encoding C-4 methylsterol oxidase, encoding MEALSQSFNQTLESLTGHPTPAHILYANLDTSKLTYAEQLWVQWYQYWGNPVIATGVMSFLLHEIVYFGRSIPWMIIDAMPSMRKYKLQPNYVPTLADQWRCTRLVLLSHFTVELPQIWSFHPICEYFGMTTHEVPFPSWTKMVWQIALFFVFEDAFHYWAHRTMHFGPLYKHIHKLHHEYVAPFGLSAEYAHPLEVLVLGMGTIGGPFLLCAFTKDLHILTVYIWVILRLFQAVDAHSGYDFPISLHNWIPFWAGADHHDYHHMAFLGCYSTSFRWWDHFLGTDRGYQRVRAKQKAQKLRAEADELDKYAASLKIQRE